A part of Streptomyces sp. NBC_01235 genomic DNA contains:
- a CDS encoding mycothiol-dependent nitroreductase Rv2466c family protein: protein MEDESVAPAATPVVLYFDAACPFAWVTSRWLLEVERLQPIDLRLRIMSLSVLNEHRELDPWYREFNDRAWGPARVCAAAEALHGNTVLRELYTALGSRIHVGRNKDYDAVIAESLDELGLPASLAKAAHTDAFDADLRASHQAGQEAVGEEAGTPVVTVDGVGFFGPVLTSVPKGEEAIRLFQATSTLAGIGAFTELKRGRGALDFR, encoded by the coding sequence ATGGAAGATGAATCTGTTGCTCCTGCCGCCACGCCGGTCGTCCTCTACTTCGATGCCGCCTGCCCCTTCGCCTGGGTCACCTCCCGATGGCTACTCGAAGTCGAACGGCTTCAGCCGATCGACCTTCGCTTGCGGATCATGAGCCTGTCCGTGCTCAACGAGCATCGCGAACTCGACCCCTGGTACCGCGAGTTCAACGACCGGGCCTGGGGCCCGGCCCGGGTGTGCGCAGCCGCCGAAGCCCTCCACGGCAACACCGTCCTGCGCGAGCTCTACACCGCGCTCGGCAGCCGTATCCACGTGGGGCGCAACAAGGACTACGACGCGGTCATCGCCGAGTCCCTCGACGAACTGGGACTGCCCGCGTCCCTGGCCAAGGCCGCACACACCGACGCGTTCGACGCGGACCTGCGCGCCAGCCACCAGGCCGGCCAGGAAGCGGTCGGCGAGGAGGCCGGGACACCCGTCGTCACCGTGGACGGCGTCGGCTTCTTCGGCCCCGTCCTCACCTCCGTCCCCAAGGGCGAGGAAGCGATCCGGCTGTTCCAGGCCACTTCGACCCTCGCCGGGATAGGGGCATTCACGGAGCTGAAGCGGGGGCGCGGTGCGCTCGACTTCCGCTGA
- a CDS encoding MarR family winged helix-turn-helix transcriptional regulator yields the protein MQTDAITAIVEQWKHERPDLDAAPMLVIGRLFRLTEVLDQRLRPPFQAAGLGGGDFDVLAALRRSGEPYALSAGELSRTVLVTTGAISKRVDRLEARGLVSRSVAESDSRGRLITLTAEGVELTDELIAVHLDNQRRLLSGLSADERTQLAALLERLASTLPEGDGRADRTSPRPDPPGATT from the coding sequence ATGCAGACCGACGCCATCACCGCCATCGTCGAACAGTGGAAACACGAGCGCCCCGATCTGGACGCGGCACCGATGCTCGTCATCGGCCGGCTCTTCAGGCTCACAGAGGTACTGGACCAACGGCTGCGCCCGCCCTTCCAGGCCGCGGGCCTGGGCGGCGGTGACTTCGACGTGCTGGCGGCGCTCCGGCGTTCAGGGGAGCCCTACGCGCTGTCCGCAGGCGAGCTCAGCCGCACCGTCCTGGTCACCACCGGCGCGATCAGCAAGCGGGTCGACCGGCTCGAAGCCCGTGGCCTGGTCAGCAGATCCGTCGCCGAGAGTGATTCACGCGGACGCCTCATCACCCTCACCGCCGAGGGCGTCGAACTGACCGACGAACTCATCGCCGTCCACTTGGACAACCAGCGTCGACTCCTCTCCGGGCTCAGCGCGGACGAGCGGACGCAGCTTGCCGCCCTGCTCGAACGACTCGCCTCGACACTGCCCGAAGGCGATGGCCGGGCCGACAGAACGTCACCGCGCCCAGACCCGCCCGGGGCAACCACGTGA
- a CDS encoding 4'-phosphopantetheinyl transferase family protein, translating into MRPAARRSAAEAVLQLGQDDDATGPASFVSRQVSAPARAAAPRPPPRRPIPHWSQEGQILSTTLLAPLLPQGTGTAEEFDDPAGVFLFPEEHAWIAKAMDRRRREFATVRHCARRALAELGHPAVPLVPGRRRAPTWPEGVVGSMTHCDGYRAAAVACRTDVCSLGIDAEPHEPVPDGIVNMVALPGERRLLAELARHDSTVCWDRVLFSAKESVYKTWFPLVGEWLGFADAEIRIDPRGPLFRARLLREGRDRDGRRLHDFHGRWQVRRGLVLTAVAYQP; encoded by the coding sequence TTGCGTCCGGCAGCCCGGCGGTCGGCGGCTGAGGCCGTCCTTCAGCTCGGACAGGACGACGATGCCACCGGGCCGGCGTCGTTCGTCTCCCGGCAGGTGTCGGCACCCGCGAGGGCGGCGGCGCCCCGGCCACCCCCGCGACGTCCCATACCGCACTGGTCCCAGGAGGGACAGATCCTGAGCACGACGCTTCTGGCACCGCTGCTGCCCCAAGGCACCGGGACGGCCGAGGAGTTCGACGACCCGGCAGGGGTGTTCCTCTTCCCTGAGGAGCATGCCTGGATCGCAAAGGCGATGGACAGGAGGCGCCGCGAGTTCGCCACCGTACGGCACTGCGCGCGCCGGGCGCTGGCGGAGTTGGGGCATCCGGCCGTACCGCTGGTGCCGGGGCGGCGCAGGGCGCCCACATGGCCCGAGGGCGTCGTGGGGTCCATGACCCACTGCGACGGCTACCGTGCCGCCGCGGTGGCATGCCGTACCGATGTCTGTTCCCTGGGCATCGACGCGGAACCGCACGAACCGGTTCCTGACGGCATCGTCAATATGGTGGCACTTCCGGGCGAGCGGCGGTTACTGGCCGAGTTGGCCCGCCACGACTCCACTGTGTGCTGGGACCGGGTGCTGTTCAGCGCCAAGGAATCCGTTTACAAGACCTGGTTCCCACTCGTCGGCGAGTGGCTCGGCTTTGCAGATGCCGAGATCCGCATCGACCCGCGCGGTCCGCTTTTCCGAGCCCGTCTCCTGCGCGAAGGCCGCGATCGGGACGGCCGGCGGCTCCACGACTTCCACGGACGCTGGCAGGTCCGTCGTGGCCTTGTCCTGACCGCCGTCGCGTATCAGCCGTGA
- a CDS encoding LLM class flavin-dependent oxidoreductase: MPVTFVGSAMTNDGSETRARSGAMFDKDYTLRLAQAHEESGWDRLLIAYRSNWPDPAQVAAYLAANTDRMEFLVAHRPNVSYPTFAATTFATFDHVTDGRLTLHFISGAFDDDQQREGDYLTKDERYARTREYMQIIKKAWTSHEPFDYEGQYYRFTDFVSDVFPAQQPRPALSFGGSSAAAYAVGGAEADIYGLWAESLAGTAEQIKSIRAAARAAGRTDTPRLHVAFRPIIAATEELAWDKAHRVVDRIHARKQGLSKSADVASYRLRRLAEKGERYDRALWTGTVAATGGGGPVAALVGTPETVAAALLDYIDLGVEIIAAHGYDYAEDAVEFGREVIPIVREEVAKRDAQRQTGPAAETRASAVASGSPAVGG; the protein is encoded by the coding sequence ATGCCCGTCACTTTCGTGGGGTCCGCAATGACCAACGACGGTTCCGAGACCCGCGCACGCAGTGGTGCGATGTTCGACAAGGACTACACCCTGCGTCTCGCGCAGGCGCACGAGGAATCCGGCTGGGACCGCCTGCTCATCGCCTACCGGTCCAACTGGCCCGATCCCGCCCAGGTCGCCGCGTACCTCGCCGCCAACACCGACCGCATGGAGTTCCTCGTCGCCCACCGGCCGAACGTGTCCTACCCGACCTTCGCCGCCACCACGTTCGCCACGTTCGACCACGTCACGGACGGCCGGCTGACCCTGCACTTCATCAGCGGGGCCTTCGACGACGACCAGCAGCGGGAAGGCGACTACCTGACCAAGGACGAGCGGTACGCACGCACCCGCGAGTACATGCAGATCATCAAGAAGGCATGGACATCGCACGAGCCCTTCGACTACGAGGGCCAGTACTACCGCTTCACCGACTTCGTCAGCGACGTCTTCCCGGCCCAGCAGCCCCGGCCCGCGCTCTCCTTCGGCGGTTCGTCGGCGGCCGCCTACGCGGTCGGCGGCGCGGAGGCGGACATCTACGGGCTGTGGGCGGAGTCCCTCGCCGGCACCGCCGAGCAGATCAAGTCGATCCGGGCGGCGGCCCGCGCGGCCGGACGCACCGACACCCCCCGTCTGCACGTTGCCTTCCGCCCGATCATCGCCGCCACGGAGGAACTGGCCTGGGACAAGGCGCATCGCGTCGTCGACCGGATCCACGCCCGCAAGCAGGGACTCAGCAAGAGCGCGGACGTCGCGTCGTACCGTCTGCGCCGGCTCGCCGAGAAGGGGGAGCGCTACGACCGCGCCCTGTGGACGGGGACCGTGGCGGCCACCGGTGGCGGTGGGCCCGTCGCGGCGCTCGTCGGCACGCCCGAGACGGTGGCGGCCGCGCTGCTCGACTACATCGATCTCGGTGTGGAGATCATCGCGGCGCACGGCTACGACTACGCGGAGGACGCCGTCGAGTTCGGCCGGGAGGTCATCCCGATCGTGCGCGAGGAGGTGGCGAAGCGGGACGCCCAGCGGCAGACCGGGCCTGCCGCCGAGACGCGCGCATCCGCTGTTGCGTCCGGCAGCCCGGCGGTCGGCGGCTGA
- a CDS encoding MFS transporter gives MFDVLRVRNFRRFVIGQAVSLTGTWMQRVAQDWLVLELSGNDPIALGTATALQFLPIIFLSLWAGVLADRLNVRKTLMVLQALMGLCALTLGLLDLGGVIQLWQVYLLCLALGCLSALDAPIFESFVVEMVGVANVPKAVPLNSMTFNVSRIVGPALAGAAIGWWGTGWVFLCNAASFAAVVGGLLWTDPRTLHSTPPAQRTPGLLLDGLRYVRGRTDLMLFLTLTLVVGTFASFPTSIPLFTTRVIGSGVGVYGLLSTMLAVGMLIGATLATLYADKVGNRQRLLLLSSSALGALEVVLGLMPSVWLFGLMLVGAGIATTVFVTTAHSTIQLSAEPEVRGRVMGLYMLVLLGGTPIGSPLTGWLADTFGGRAPFAVGGVVTLLTALVCGVLLSFGPRGPQVKTPAPGTTRV, from the coding sequence ATGTTCGACGTACTGCGGGTACGCAACTTCCGCCGGTTCGTCATCGGCCAGGCGGTCTCCCTGACCGGCACCTGGATGCAACGAGTCGCCCAGGACTGGCTGGTCCTGGAACTGTCCGGGAACGACCCGATCGCGTTGGGCACCGCGACGGCGCTCCAGTTCCTGCCCATCATCTTCCTTTCCCTGTGGGCCGGGGTGCTGGCCGACCGGCTGAACGTACGCAAAACGCTAATGGTCCTGCAGGCTCTGATGGGACTGTGCGCCCTCACACTCGGCCTGCTCGACCTCGGCGGAGTGATCCAGCTGTGGCAGGTCTATCTGCTGTGCCTGGCACTCGGGTGTCTGTCCGCCCTGGACGCCCCCATCTTCGAGTCGTTCGTGGTCGAGATGGTCGGGGTGGCCAACGTCCCCAAGGCCGTGCCGCTGAACTCCATGACCTTCAACGTGTCCCGGATCGTCGGGCCGGCTCTTGCCGGAGCGGCGATCGGCTGGTGGGGCACGGGCTGGGTCTTCCTCTGCAACGCCGCCAGCTTCGCCGCCGTGGTCGGTGGCCTGCTGTGGACGGATCCGCGCACGCTGCACAGCACTCCCCCGGCGCAGCGCACGCCCGGACTACTCCTGGACGGGCTCCGCTACGTCCGCGGCCGAACCGATCTGATGCTGTTTCTGACGCTCACCCTGGTGGTCGGCACCTTCGCGAGTTTCCCCACGTCGATCCCGCTCTTCACCACCAGGGTGATCGGCTCCGGTGTCGGCGTGTACGGGCTCCTGTCCACGATGCTCGCGGTGGGCATGCTGATCGGCGCGACCTTGGCGACGCTGTACGCCGACAAGGTCGGCAACCGCCAACGGCTGCTGCTCCTGAGCTCTTCGGCGCTCGGCGCGCTGGAGGTGGTACTCGGTCTGATGCCCAGCGTGTGGCTCTTCGGCCTGATGCTGGTCGGAGCCGGCATCGCCACGACGGTCTTCGTGACCACGGCGCACAGCACCATCCAGCTCTCCGCCGAACCGGAGGTGAGAGGACGGGTCATGGGTCTCTACATGCTCGTCCTCCTGGGCGGCACCCCGATCGGCAGTCCCCTCACGGGTTGGCTCGCGGACACGTTCGGCGGAAGGGCACCGTTCGCCGTGGGCGGCGTGGTCACGCTGCTCACCGCCCTGGTGTGCGGTGTCCTCCTCAGCTTCGGGCCGAGAGGCCCACAGGTGAAGACGCCCGCGCCCGGCACCACGCGAGTCTGA
- a CDS encoding carbamoyltransferase C-terminal domain-containing protein — protein sequence MWVLGVNWNRHDTAAVLVDGDGTIWAFAEEERFTRVKHAEGSFPGQAARYCLEVAGISWRDLDAVAMGWDMPRYRTWHDSERQEMYAALFGPEAATGPAPELVFVEHHLAHAVSSFYASGFDKAGVLVVDGSGELESVSIFAGDRASGLSLKRRWPRGYSLGSMYEAASRVLGFGTYGAGKTMGLAPYGQGSESALLPMGDLIGDGGWKSKPPFEHEPDVPYEVLTDSWMGYFGDRFGQVTQPTEHLDRDAVAVRIAASAQRTVEENFRALYAETVCLSGTDQVCLSGGVALNCVANGKLPDPTYVPPFPHDAGVSLGAAWFVCPPKKVELLQSPYLGRDLGTGDAELDGLRDAGFQVSDFSPEAVTDLLLTGAIGAVAQGRAEIGPRALGHRSIVAVPQPSNVRNRINTLKNREQWRPLAPVTLAAFAPTLWPSQGLRERYMVGSAVVSGHAREVMSAATHPVDGTTRPQVIVPGQAPVVESLLTRLHTLGEAPVLVNTSFNGRAEPIVDTAADAVRTFRNLGLDFLVLGEHLVRPGTPASGQGK from the coding sequence ATGTGGGTCCTGGGCGTCAACTGGAATCGACACGACACCGCTGCCGTGCTCGTGGACGGCGATGGCACCATTTGGGCCTTCGCCGAGGAAGAGCGCTTCACACGCGTCAAACACGCCGAAGGCAGCTTCCCGGGGCAGGCCGCGCGGTACTGCCTCGAGGTGGCCGGAATCTCCTGGCGCGATCTCGATGCCGTCGCCATGGGCTGGGACATGCCTCGCTACCGCACCTGGCACGACTCCGAACGCCAGGAGATGTACGCCGCGCTCTTCGGTCCGGAAGCCGCCACGGGGCCGGCCCCCGAACTCGTCTTCGTCGAGCACCATCTGGCGCACGCCGTCTCGTCGTTCTACGCCTCGGGTTTCGACAAGGCCGGCGTCCTCGTCGTCGACGGCAGCGGCGAACTGGAATCCGTTTCGATCTTCGCCGGTGACCGCGCCTCCGGCCTGAGCCTCAAGCGCCGCTGGCCGCGCGGCTACTCCTTGGGGTCCATGTACGAGGCGGCGAGCCGGGTACTGGGCTTCGGCACCTACGGCGCCGGCAAGACCATGGGGCTGGCCCCGTACGGGCAGGGCTCGGAGTCCGCCCTCCTGCCGATGGGAGATCTGATCGGCGACGGCGGCTGGAAGAGCAAACCGCCCTTCGAGCATGAGCCCGACGTGCCGTACGAGGTGCTCACCGACTCGTGGATGGGCTATTTCGGTGACCGGTTCGGCCAGGTGACGCAGCCGACGGAGCACCTCGACCGCGATGCGGTGGCCGTACGGATCGCGGCGAGCGCTCAGCGCACCGTCGAGGAGAACTTCCGGGCTCTCTATGCCGAGACCGTCTGTCTGAGCGGCACGGACCAGGTCTGCCTCTCGGGCGGCGTCGCCCTGAACTGCGTGGCGAACGGCAAGCTTCCCGACCCCACCTACGTTCCGCCGTTCCCGCACGACGCCGGTGTCTCCCTCGGAGCGGCGTGGTTCGTCTGCCCGCCGAAGAAGGTGGAGCTCCTTCAATCACCTTACCTGGGCAGGGACTTGGGTACGGGTGACGCCGAACTCGACGGACTGAGGGACGCCGGGTTCCAGGTGTCGGACTTCTCGCCCGAGGCCGTGACCGACCTGTTGCTCACCGGTGCGATCGGTGCCGTGGCACAGGGCCGGGCGGAGATCGGTCCCCGGGCGCTGGGCCACCGGTCGATCGTGGCGGTCCCGCAGCCGTCCAACGTACGGAACCGGATCAACACACTCAAGAACCGTGAGCAGTGGCGGCCGCTCGCCCCGGTGACCCTGGCCGCGTTCGCCCCCACGCTGTGGCCGAGTCAGGGCCTTCGGGAGCGCTACATGGTCGGCAGCGCCGTGGTGTCCGGGCACGCGCGCGAGGTCATGTCGGCGGCGACCCACCCGGTCGACGGCACCACCCGGCCCCAGGTGATCGTCCCGGGTCAGGCACCGGTCGTGGAGAGCCTCCTCACGCGTCTGCACACGCTCGGAGAAGCACCGGTCCTGGTCAACACCTCGTTCAACGGGCGGGCGGAACCCATCGTCGACACCGCCGCCGACGCGGTACGCACCTTCAGGAACCTCGGGCTCGACTTCCTCGTCCTGGGCGAGCACCTCGTCCGCCCGGGCACGCCCGCCTCGGGCCAGGGGAAGTAG